The Vibrio sp. 10N DNA window ATAAACGCGACCACTAGATCATTACGGCTAAATGGAGTATCAACCACTTCACTGAGCGATGTCCAAGGCTGATCGATACCGGTCACTTGCTCACTCATATTGAGGTTCATTCCCATACCAATCACTAAGTTTGCAGCGCCGCCCGCTTGGCCTGACATTTCAACCAAAATTCCGGCGAGCTTTTTATCTCGGTAGTACAGGTCATTCGGCCACTTAAGCTTCACTTCCTCAATCCCTAGCTCCTGCAGCGCTTCAACTATAGCAACACCCACGACTAGGCTCAGCCCCATCGCCGCTGCCATCCCAGCCTCCAAACGCCAGTACATCGACAGGTAGAGGTTACTGCCAAACGGTGATACCCATTGTCTACCGCGGCGTCCACGACCTTTAGCTTGATACTCTGAGATACAGACGCTGCCAGACTCTAAGGACTCTTGCTTGTCAAGTAGGTACTGGTTAGTTGAGTCAATGATTGGTATCAGCTCAAACGGTGTCGACACACTTTGTGCAAGGCGCTTTTCGCTCAATAGTTCCATCGGCTGAGCTAATTGATAGCCTTTGCCTTGAACTCGGAAAATATCAACGCCCCACTCTTGAATGCCCTTAATGTGTTTGCTCACTGCTGCACGCGAGATCCCAAGATCTTCGCCCAACGCCTCACCAGAGTGGAAGCCGCCAGTGGCGAGCCTAGTGAGAATAGCCAATTTCATGTGATGCTCTTTCATAGCACGTCCTTTAAATACACTTCATGGCTCGCGCCCATAAAGCGCACTTCATGCTCAAGTTCGACACCAAACTTATCGAGCACCGATTGACGTACAAACGCTGCCAAACGGACCACATCCTCTGCTGTCGCCTCATTGTGGTTCACGAGTACCAAAGCTTGATTCGGATGGACCATAGCACCGCCAATCTGATGACCTTTCAAACCACATTGGTCAATCAGCCAGCCCGCCGCCAGTTTCATCCCATTTTCTGCAGGGTAAGCGACTAAGGCATCGTGGCTCGCCTTGAGCGAAGTATAGTGCTCGTGGCTAATGATCGGGTTCTTAAAGAAACTGCCCGCATTGCCTGTCACCGCCGGATCGGGCAATTTTTCTTGTCGCACTTTCACCACCACGTCGAACACCTCTTTCGGTGTGACTGTGTCTAGGTCCAGTGTTTGTAACGGACCATAGCTTAGATTCGGTTGCCACTGTTTTTCCAGTTCTATACCAATGGCGGTCACTATCGCCTTATCTTTCAGCGCATGTTTAAAAATAGAGTCACGATAGCCAAATTGACACTCTTGGCGCGTGAGTCTTTTCACCTTCAAGGATTCAAGACAAAGATAATCGACATAGCTGCAGACGTCTTTTAACTCAATGCCATAAGCGCCGATGTTTTGGATCGGCGCACTGCCCGAGCAACCCGGTATCAAGGCGAGATTTTCAATGCCTGCATAGCCGTGTTCCACACACCACTTCACCAAGCTTGGCCAATCTTCTCCGCCGCTAATATGCAGTTTGTGTTTCGTCGGTGTGTCACTGACCTCTATGCCGCCCAAGCGATTAACGATCACTACCCCTTCAAACGGAGCGGTAAACAGCATATTACTGCCCTTACCCAGCATCAGCTTTGGCAAAGACTGCCATTCTGGGTGCTGGTACACCTCAATCAAGTCATCGACCGAGTGGACCTCGACCAAAGCGTGACAGTGCTGGTTAATACCAAAAGTATGATAAGAGCGGAGCTGAGCGTTGTTTTGAATTTGCATGGGCGTCGATTGATGGCTTACACTGCCGCTATTCTATCCTTTTGGAATCCGAATTGGCTATGGATACGTTAAATTTCGGTGTGCTTGACCCGATAAAGCTCCCTATTGCGAAAAAACTCTACAAGGCTCACTACCCCGCGGGCAAACCCAAAAGCGATGAACGCATCCTGACGCTAAGCCGCAACCAAACTCTTAGCGCTTTGGTCCGATTTCGCACTATTGAGCACTATCGATTGATGACAGGCATGCTGGTTATCCCTGAGCAACGTGGCCTAGGTTTAGGGCATGAATTGATGGCTCAACTGCAGCAAGCCGAGCTGAAAGATGGCGACTTTTGCTTCGCTCTGGCGCATCTTGAGAGTTTTTACGCACAACATGGCTTTGAAACAGTGGAAGAAGCAGCGCTTCCCAACCCACTTAAGCAGCTGTTTTGTCGCTATATTCAGGGTGGAAAGTCGCTAATTGCAATGCGTTACCTTGATCCCCGTTAAACTTATCAACGGTTTACTACCCATTAACGACAAGAATTTGGTAAAATTCTAGGTTCGCAATTTTGCAATCACCAAAGGTACAGTCTCTACATGATGGCTTTTAGGAACTCTTTTGAACAGCTTCCCTCAATCGCGCAGGATCCGAGTAAACTCGATGTTTTGCTCTCTGCCAGCGACTATCGCGAACATCTCATTCAAGCGATACGCGAAGCAAAATCAAGAATCTACCTAGTCGCACTGTATTTGGAAGATGACGACGCAGGACGCCAAATTCTTAGTGAGCTTTATCAAGCAAAGCAAAACAATCCAGCGCTGGATATTGCTGTTTGCGTTGATTGGCACCGTGCACAGCGCGGATTGATCGGCGCGGCGCATTCGGATGGCAACGCCGTCATGTACCGCGAATTTCGTGACAAGCACCAACATGGCGTGCCTGTGTATGGCATTCCGGTTCGCGGTCGTGAGGTCTTCGGCGTGTTGCACCTCAAAGGTTTTATCATCGACGATAAAGTCATTTATAGCGGTGCTAGCCTCAACAACATCTACCTCAACTACAAAGACCGGTATCGTTTCGACCGTTATCACGTGCTCGACAATGCCAGCCTTGCCGACAGCATGGCCAACTTTGTGGCAACAGAGATGATTGCGAATCCCGCGGTCAATGACTTGTCACTTCCGCAAAAGCCGACCACCAAAGAAATCAAAGCAGAGATCCGCCAATTGCGTGGCTCCCTGTCTCAAGCTCGCTATGAGTTTGATGCCGAACCGGCTAACGAGAATCAAGTTTCGGTAACGCCAATCGTCGGTATTGGCAAACGCCGCAATAAACTTAATCAGAGCATCAATCAACTGCTAGCCAGTGCCAAAGATGAAATCTTTATCTGTACGCCTTATTTTAATTTCCCGAAGTCCGTCGCTAAGGAAATTAAACGCGCGCTCAAGCGCGGTGTGAAAGTACGTATTGTTGTGGGTGATAAAACCGCCAACGATTTCTACATTTCACCAGAAGAAGACTTTAAGACCATCGGTGGCCTGCCTTATCTGTATGAGATGAACTTACGTCGCTTCGCCAAAGCCAATGAAGCACACATTGCTAGCCGCAACCTGTGCATTCGTTTGTGGAAACACGATGAAAACAGCTTCCACCTAAAAGGGATCTGGGTTGATAAGCGCTATATGCTGATCACTGGTAACAACCTGAATCCACGCGCTTGGAGTTTGGATTTAGAGAACGCGATTCTGATTCAAGATCACTACTCGCACTTAGTTGAGAAGTTTGATGCCGAAATCAACAATATCCTTGAGCATACTCAGTTGATTTGCACTTATAGACAGCTTGAAAAAGTTGAGAATTATCCAGCTCCGGTACAGAAGTTGTTGAAGAAGATAACTCGAGTGAGGGCTGATCGAGTTTTGAAGCAGTTGCTTTAAAATTCAAAACAACGTCATCCCCTTGAAAAAGGGGATCTCGCGCGGCAAGTGGCTCACTTTGTTTGAGCACAATACTCGCGGACAGAGATCCTCACTTTCGTGAGGATGACGATGTTTTTGTGAGGATGACGGCATCAGTTAGAAGTAACAACTATCGACTGACTTCAGACACAAAAAAAACCAGCCTCATGGCTGGTTTTTTCACATCTCACCTAAATCAATTAAGACTTAGCTTCGCGGCTTGCACGCTTACGGTCGCTTTCCGAAAGGAACTTCTTACGGATGCGGATGCTTTCAGGTGTTACTTCTACTAGCTCGTCATCGTCGATGAACTCAAGCGCTTGCTCAAGTGTCATGATGATTGGCGGAGTAAGAACCTGTGCGTCATCGGTACCAGAAGCACGAACGTTAGTTAGCTGCTTACCTTTAAGCGGGTTAACCGTTAGGTCGTTATCACGGCTGTGGATACCGATAACCATACCTTCGTAAACCTCAACACCGTGACCGATAAACATACGGCCGCGCTCTTGTAGGTTAAACAGTGCGTTCGTTAGTGCTTTACCAGCACCGTTCGAGATAAGTACACCGTTCACACGCTGACCGATCTCACCGCCCTTGAATGGACCGTAGTGATCGAACGTGTGGTAAAGAAGACCAGAACCAGACGTTAGCGTCATGAACTCAGTTTGGAAACCGATAAGACCACGAGATGGCATCATGAAGTCCATACGGATACGGCCTTTACCATCAGGAGCCATGTCAGTTAGCTCACCCTTACGAAGGCCGATAGCTTCCATGATGCTACCTTGGTGCTCTTCAACAACGTCGATAGTTACTGTTTCGTACGGCTCTTGCTTCTGACCATCTTCTTCTTTGATGATAACTTCAGGACGAGAAACCGCTAGCTCGAAGCCTTCACGACGCATGTTTTCGATAAGGATAGATAGGTGCAGTTCACCACGACCAGATACACGGAACTTGTCTGGATCGTCAAGTTGCTCAACGCGCAGTGCAACGTTGTGTACCAATTCCTTCTCTAGACGCTCAAGGATGTTACGTGAAGTCACGAACTTACCTTCTTTACCCGCGAATGGAGAGGTGTTTACTTGGAACGTCATGGTTACTGTTGGTTCGTCAACAGACAGTGCTGGTAGTGCTTCTACTTCACCCTGAGCACAGATAGTGTCAGAGATTTTTAGCTCACCCAGACCCGTGATCGCGATGATGTCGCCCGCCGTTGCTTGCTGAACTTCATGACGCTCAAGACCTAGGTAACCAAGGATAGTACCTACTTTACCGTTGCGAGTCTTACCGTCTGCACCGATAACCGTTACTTGTTGGTTAGGCTTAACCGTACCGCGAGTTACACGGCCTACACCGATAACACCCACGTATGAGCTGTAGTCTAGCTGAGAGATCTGCATCTGTAGTGCACCCTCTGGGTCAACCGCTGGCGCTTCTACGTTATCAACGATAGCTTGGAATAGCGCTTCCATGTTCTCGCCTTCTTCGCCTTCTTCAAGCGTCGCCCAGCCGTTTAGTGCTGATGCGTAAACCACTTGGA harbors:
- the birA gene encoding bifunctional biotin--[acetyl-CoA-carboxylase] ligase/biotin operon repressor BirA gives rise to the protein MKEHHMKLAILTRLATGGFHSGEALGEDLGISRAAVSKHIKGIQEWGVDIFRVQGKGYQLAQPMELLSEKRLAQSVSTPFELIPIIDSTNQYLLDKQESLESGSVCISEYQAKGRGRRGRQWVSPFGSNLYLSMYWRLEAGMAAAMGLSLVVGVAIVEALQELGIEEVKLKWPNDLYYRDKKLAGILVEMSGQAGGAANLVIGMGMNLNMSEQVTGIDQPWTSLSEVVDTPFSRNDLVVAFIKAWQAALEDYELRGLHGFVERWNQHDNFLGREVKLIMGQREIKGVVRGIDATGAVLLETERGIESYVGGEISLRKVSD
- the murB gene encoding UDP-N-acetylmuramate dehydrogenase, whose amino-acid sequence is MQIQNNAQLRSYHTFGINQHCHALVEVHSVDDLIEVYQHPEWQSLPKLMLGKGSNMLFTAPFEGVVIVNRLGGIEVSDTPTKHKLHISGGEDWPSLVKWCVEHGYAGIENLALIPGCSGSAPIQNIGAYGIELKDVCSYVDYLCLESLKVKRLTRQECQFGYRDSIFKHALKDKAIVTAIGIELEKQWQPNLSYGPLQTLDLDTVTPKEVFDVVVKVRQEKLPDPAVTGNAGSFFKNPIISHEHYTSLKASHDALVAYPAENGMKLAAGWLIDQCGLKGHQIGGAMVHPNQALVLVNHNEATAEDVVRLAAFVRQSVLDKFGVELEHEVRFMGASHEVYLKDVL
- a CDS encoding GNAT family N-acetyltransferase, which gives rise to MDTLNFGVLDPIKLPIAKKLYKAHYPAGKPKSDERILTLSRNQTLSALVRFRTIEHYRLMTGMLVIPEQRGLGLGHELMAQLQQAELKDGDFCFALAHLESFYAQHGFETVEEAALPNPLKQLFCRYIQGGKSLIAMRYLDPR
- the pssA gene encoding CDP-diacylglycerol--serine O-phosphatidyltransferase yields the protein MMAFRNSFEQLPSIAQDPSKLDVLLSASDYREHLIQAIREAKSRIYLVALYLEDDDAGRQILSELYQAKQNNPALDIAVCVDWHRAQRGLIGAAHSDGNAVMYREFRDKHQHGVPVYGIPVRGREVFGVLHLKGFIIDDKVIYSGASLNNIYLNYKDRYRFDRYHVLDNASLADSMANFVATEMIANPAVNDLSLPQKPTTKEIKAEIRQLRGSLSQARYEFDAEPANENQVSVTPIVGIGKRRNKLNQSINQLLASAKDEIFICTPYFNFPKSVAKEIKRALKRGVKVRIVVGDKTANDFYISPEEDFKTIGGLPYLYEMNLRRFAKANEAHIASRNLCIRLWKHDENSFHLKGIWVDKRYMLITGNNLNPRAWSLDLENAILIQDHYSHLVEKFDAEINNILEHTQLICTYRQLEKVENYPAPVQKLLKKITRVRADRVLKQLL
- the typA gene encoding translational GTPase TypA; translated protein: MSTPQIDKLRNIAIIAHVDHGKTTLVDKLLQQSGTLESRGETEERVMDSNDIEKERGITILAKNTAINWNDYHINIVDTPGHADFGGEVERIMSMVDSVLLIVDAVDGPMPQTRFVTQKAFAHGLKPIVVINKIDRPGARPDWVMDQVFDLFDNLGASDEQLDFQVVYASALNGWATLEEGEEGENMEALFQAIVDNVEAPAVDPEGALQMQISQLDYSSYVGVIGVGRVTRGTVKPNQQVTVIGADGKTRNGKVGTILGYLGLERHEVQQATAGDIIAITGLGELKISDTICAQGEVEALPALSVDEPTVTMTFQVNTSPFAGKEGKFVTSRNILERLEKELVHNVALRVEQLDDPDKFRVSGRGELHLSILIENMRREGFELAVSRPEVIIKEEDGQKQEPYETVTIDVVEEHQGSIMEAIGLRKGELTDMAPDGKGRIRMDFMMPSRGLIGFQTEFMTLTSGSGLLYHTFDHYGPFKGGEIGQRVNGVLISNGAGKALTNALFNLQERGRMFIGHGVEVYEGMVIGIHSRDNDLTVNPLKGKQLTNVRASGTDDAQVLTPPIIMTLEQALEFIDDDELVEVTPESIRIRKKFLSESDRKRASREAKS